The following coding sequences are from one Salvia hispanica cultivar TCC Black 2014 chromosome 3, UniMelb_Shisp_WGS_1.0, whole genome shotgun sequence window:
- the LOC125208906 gene encoding uncharacterized protein LOC125208906: MAKSISDWVDYFKIIPTQLMDEGCFRIGSQIAKKLLGVEDDNVQPDEEIVATLTQVKEDDDELSPQWIAEMEVMMQAYDKKKTITEDFDRPSFVLFPETQSEDRPESSARAETVGTSGVNDVGQNATQETLVMTDVDSSDDEGTYDEHHYTDMGNDGAAQHGPPAHNPSGNVSATLVIEPQLAVGNAVTDNSDGGWKGKEDDASDKPPLKKQKIVAAKGKGVVCDGNGAASTKKTIPQRAVQKAPQEKLVIGGGAKKNIVPVADNEHPKKRNVADTRQGKGVLATGKENVDATGKENVDADVMERPIQRKRSEKNIGPRDDHEGGMTPIAKGKAKVIETRGKGKAYDLHSDFVEDQECKKAALTRVKRKGFALRSPFNEREVKITKEANAKDKELFYWILDTIRKEPDSIVYKDNAVSTRKESFLSLGPYKKVNSAVLMAWSSYLNNMEKMKSVETVLRMFFSTQTSKPFYQLKEDGNGEPNSFEFFWTNILNDTLPIPEFRWENYTLFFFPVTNTSSYFLICFDLVAGKMHIIDHTPTDTHNSFNEKYGNTPHIVKKIFEAALEKYHVPKIAVKVRKCTTNLVTVPWRTILNPQEDGVYLMRHMETFLGASQKNWECGLTAKGVRSLSVLRIKYMRTLLTCDHNSRKEINQARATIHWNEKPRKFSFGKWFEEYGLE, from the exons ATGGCAAAGTCTATTTCAGATTGGGTTGATTATTTCAAGATAATACCGACCCAGTTGATGGATGAAGGTTGCTTCAGAATCGGCAGCCAAATTGCGAAGAAGCTGCTGGGAGTGGAGGATGATAACGTCCAACCCGATGAAGAAATAGTGGCAACTCTTACACAAGTAAAGGAAGACGATGATGAGTTGAGTCCTCAGTGGATTGCGGAGATGGAGGTCATGATGCAAGCTTATGATAAGAAAAAGACCATAACGGAAGACTTTGACAGACCCTCATTCGTACTCTTTCCAGAAACACAGTCGGAAGATAGGCCAGAGTCTAGTGCTCGCGCTGAGACTGTTGGAACTAGCGGGGTGAATGATGTTGGCCAAAACGCTACGCAAGAGACATTGGTCATGACAGATGTAGACTCTTCAGATGATGAGGGTACTTACGATGAGCATCATTATACGGACATGGGTAATGATGGAGCCGCACAACATGGACCACCTGCTCACAATCCTAGTGGCAATGTTTCCGCTACATTGGTGATAGAGCCACAACTG GCTGTTGGAAATGCTGTCACGGATAATTCGGATGGGGGGTGGAAGGGGAAAGAGGATGATGCGTCTGACAAACCACCGTTGAAGAAGCAAAAAATTGTTGCTGCAAAGGGAAAAGGTGTTGTATGCGATGGCAATGGGGCTGCATCAACCAAAAAAACAATACCACAGCGTGCAGTGCAGAAGGCG CCACAAGAAAAACTTGTTATTGGTGGTGGGGCTAAGAAGAATATTGTACCTGTGGCTGACAATGAGCATCCCAAGAAGCGGAATGTTGCTGATACGAGACAAGGAAAAGGAGTTCTTGCGACAGGGAAAGAGAATGTGGATGCGACAGGGAAAGAGAATGTGGATGCAGATGTTATGGAAAGACCTATTCAGCGAAAACGGtctgaaaaaaatattggacCTCGGGATGATCACGAG GGAGGCATGACGCCAATTGCTAAGGGTAAGGCCAAAGTCATAGAAACAAGAGGCAAGGGAAAAGCATATGACTTACATAGTGATTTTGTGGAGGATCAG GAATGCAAGAAGGCGGCTTTGACACGTGTGAAGAGGAAAGGCTTTGCACTCCGGTCTCCATTCAATGAGAGAGAGGTGAAAATCACTAAGGAAGCCAATGCAAAAGACAAGGAGCTGTTTTATTGGATACTTGACACGATTAGGAAGGAACC GGATTCTATTGTTTACAAAGACAACGCGGTGTCAACGAGAAAGGAGTCATTCTTGTCTCTTGGTCCCTATAAGAAAGTGAATAGTGCAGTGTTAATGGCATGGAGCTCTTACCTTAATAAtatggagaagatgaagtcagTTGAAACAGTGTTAAGAATGTTCTTCTCTACACAGACTAGC AAGCCATTTTATCAGTTGAAAGAAGATGGAAATGGAGAACCAAACTCGTTTGAGTTTTTCTGGACAAACATTCTTAACGACACTCTGCCAATACCGGAGTTCCGATGGGAAAACTACACACTG TTTTTCTTCCCGGTTACCAATACCTCGTCTTATTTCCTAATTTGTTTTGATCTTGTTGCTGGAAAAATGCACATCATTGACCACACGCCCACCGACACGCATAACTCTTTCAATGAAAAGTATGGGAATACGCCTCATATTGTG aaaaaaatttttgAGGCTGCGCTGGAAAAGTATCACGTTCCCAAAATAGCTGTAAAAGTCCGCAAATGTACAACCAATCTTGTAACAGTGCCGTGGAGGACGATCCTGAACCCCCAGGAAGATGGTGTGTATTTGATGCGTCATATGGAAACATTTCTTGGAGCTTCACAAAAGAATTGGGAGTGCGGTCTCACTGCAAAGGGGGTCAGGAGCTTGTCCGTATTGAGGATTAAGTACATGCGGACATTGCTGACTTGTGATCACAACAGTAGAAAGGAAATTAACCAGGCCCGCGCAACGATTCATTGGAATGAAAAGCCGCGAAAGTTCAGCTTCGGGAAGTGGTTTGAAGAGTATGGTTTGGAGTAG